From a region of the Ovis aries strain OAR_USU_Benz2616 breed Rambouillet chromosome 2, ARS-UI_Ramb_v3.0, whole genome shotgun sequence genome:
- the DMAC1 gene encoding distal membrane-arm assembly complex protein 1 has translation MGSFASQPLEPVKFVATPEATSTAKPAQVTATGAPASPEQAPLFNNCWSCRVLSGSGLIGAGGYVYWTARKPMKLGYPPGPGTIAQMIFGISIACWGVVILADPKGKAFRTG, from the exons ATGGGTTCTTTCGCTTCACAGCCCCTTGAGCCGGTCAAGTTCGTTGCGACCCCTGAGGCCACCTCCACCGCTAAGCCCGCACAGGTCACTGCAACCGGAGCGCCAGCCTCTCCAGAGCAAGCCCCTCTATTTAATAACTGCTGGAGCTGTCGCGTGCTCTCCGGGTCGGGGCTGATAGGGGCAGGAGGGTATGTGTACTGGACGGCGCGGAAGCCCATGAAGCTGGGATATCCGCCGGGTCCTGGGACTATTGCGCAGATGATCTTCGGCATCA GCATTGCTTGCTGGGGTGTGGTCATCCTGGCAGACCCCAAAGGGAAGGCCTTCCGCACTGGATGA